The Mercurialis annua linkage group LG8, ddMerAnnu1.2, whole genome shotgun sequence genome window below encodes:
- the LOC126662323 gene encoding uncharacterized protein LOC126662323, with protein MKQSRKCKRKSGERAASGEDNTASPRNTSKRRGSKRRNVGAQISNEEAPGITNGTEAGYKYGKTKKGTKTRLRKNSLVQQAQDDLTLNFVSVPVTVTDDNDTGKNGESCKSQPRRAESILEEIDGNNQSCSMFHPESSELRMIDYDGIGTIDSNNLASSQKICSKSGDEEQFLIIGFADIFMSSLDCPNSNLLEITNGHQDETVGQPDIQARSLH; from the exons ATGAAACAATCACGCAAATGTAAAAGGAAATCCGG AGAAAGAGCAGCATCTGGGGAGGATAATACTGCTTCTCCTCG CAACACTTCAAAGAGGCGTGGATCCAAAAGACGTAATGTAGGAGCGCAAATTTCTAATGAAGAAGCCCCAGGGATAACTAATGGCACTGAAGCTGGCTACAAATATGGGAAGACTAAGAAAGGAACAAAAACTCGTTTAAGAAAGAATTCGCTTGTTCAACAAGCTCAAGATGATTTGACATTGAATTTTGTTTCAGTACCTGTGACAGTAACAGATGACAATGATACCGGTAAGAACGGAGAGTCATGTAAATCACAGCCAAGAAGAGCTGAGAGTATCCTAGAAGAAATTGATGGTAACAACCAGAGTTGTAGTATGTTCCACCCTGAAAGCTCGGAACTAAGGATGATAGATTATGACGGCATTGGGACTATTGATAGCAACAATTTAGCATCGAGTCAGAAAATATGTTCCAAGTCAGGTGACGAAGAGCAATTTCTGATAATAGGGTTTGCTGATATATTTATGTCATCTCTTGATTGCCCCAATTCAAATTTATTGGAAATAACCAACGGTCACCAGGATGAGACAGTCGGTCAGCCTGATATTCAAGCCAGGTCACTACATTAA